From the genome of Papaver somniferum cultivar HN1 chromosome 2, ASM357369v1, whole genome shotgun sequence, one region includes:
- the LOC113348832 gene encoding MLO-like protein 11 produces MEEEAENKDMRSLALTPTWSVAVVLTIFVVISLLVERAIHRLSTWLQKTNRKPLFEAVEKMKEELMLLGFISLLLTATSSAISNICIESKYYNSRFSPCTISDIEETEAQHASVKSRKLLMVSILHPTIRRILNGGMNRNTCTKGYEPFVSYEGLEQLHRFIFVMAITHVSYSCLTMLLGIVKIHSWRKWEDEAHMDRHDVLSEITKELTLKRQSSFATIHEANSGSRNKLLVWVICFFRQFGRSVVREDYLTLRSGFITNHHLTLKYDFHSYMVRSMEEEFQKIVGVSAPLWGFVVAFMLFNIRGSNLYFWIAIIPVTMVLLVGTKLQHIIATLALENAGVKANSGAKLRPRDDLFWFKKPVLLLNLIHFVLFQNAFELASFFWFWWQFGYNSCFIRNHFLVYIRLVFGFAGQFLCSYSTLPLYALVTQMGTNYKAALIPQRLRETLHGWKKSAKRKRRLGLVNDDSTIRTETSTVLSLEDDERQLYHEICTENTGPEIELQSTYPTTTATLEVPNEHSSQVGVPFLRASSSVTANSYRPHTNEIFRSSSMPGRR; encoded by the exons TGGTTGCAGAAAACTAATCGAAAACCATTGTTTGAAGCAGTGGAGAAAATGAAGGAAG AGCTAATGCTGCTAGGATTCATATCACTCCTTTTAACAGCCACCTCAAGTGCGATTTCAAATATTTGCATTGAGTCGAAGTACTACAATAGTCGATTCTCTCCGTGCACTATTTCAGATATTGAAGAGACTGAAGCTCAACATGCTTCTGTCAAGTCCCGCAAGCTATTGATGGTTTCTATTCTTCATCCCACGATTAGGAGGATTCTTAATGGTGGAATGAACCGAAATACCTGCACCAAG GGATATGAGCCATTTGTGTCATACGAAGGTTTGGAGCAGCTTCACCGGTTTATCTTTGTCATGGCAATTACTCATGTATCATACAGCTGTCTGACTATGTTGTTGGGAATTGTAAAG ATACATTCATGGAGGAAATGGGAAGATGAAGCTCATATGGACCGGCATGATGTATTAAGTG AAATCACGAAAGAGTTAACATTGAAAAGGCAATCATCATTTGCAACCATACATGAGGCAAATTCTGGAAGCAGAAATAAGTTGTTGGTCTGGGTG ATTTGTTTTTTCAGGCAATTTGGTCGTTCTGTGGTTCGTGAAGACTACCTTACTCTGCGTTCAGGCTTCATAACG aaccaccacctgaCACTAAAATATGACTTCCATAGCTATATGGTTCGGTCTATGGAAGAGGAGTTCCAAAAAATAGTTGGAGTGAG TGCACCACTTTGGGGATTTGTTGTTGCCTTTATGCTGTTCAATATCAGAG GGTCTAATCTTTATTTCTGGATAGCCATCATTCCCGTTACT ATGGTTCTTCTTGTCGGTACAAAGCTTCAGCATATTATCGCAACTTTGGCATTAGAGAATGCTGGTGTAAAAGCAAATAGTGGCGCTAAGTTAAGGCCCCGAGATGATCTATTCTGGTTTAAAAAACCAGTATTGTTGTTAAACTTGATTCATTTTGTTCTTTTCCAG AATGCGTTTGAGCTGGCTTCGTTCTTTTGGTTTTGG TGGCAATTCGGGTATAATTCCTGCTTCATTAGAAATCATTTTCTGGTGTACATACGACTCGTATTTGG GTTTGCTGGGCAGTTCCTTTGCAGCTACAGTACCTTACCCTTATATGCATTGGTCACTCAG ATGGGAACAAATTACAAAGCGGCATTAATCCCACAAAGACTTAGGGAGACACTTCATGGGTGGAAGAAATCAGCAAAGCGGAAAAGACGACTTGGTCTTGTCAATGACGATTCAACCATACGCACTGAAACAAGTACTGTTCTTTCTCTCGAAGACGATGAACGCCAACTTTATCATGAGATCTGTACAGAAAATACAGGCCCGGAAATTGAGTTACAATCTACATACCCCACAACCACTGCTACACTTGAAGTTCCTAATGAGCACTCAAGTCAAGTAGGTGTTCCCTTCCTCAGGGCTTCATCTTCTGTCACTGCAAATTCATATCGTcctcacacaaatgaaatatttaGATCTTCTTCGATGCCAGGTAGAAGATAg